GGTACCAGCACCGAGACGATGTCGGCGGGGCCGGCGACCTCCTCCGGCGTTCCCACAGTGAGCCCCTCGTCCTCGGCGGCCGCCCGCGAGGAGGAGTCCTCGCGCAGCCCCACCAGCACCTCGACGCCGCTCTCGTGGAGGTTGAGCGCGTGGGCGTGGCCCTGGCTGCCGTAGCCGAGCACCGCCACCGTCTTACCCTCGAGTTTGCCGCGCTGTACGTCGTCGTCGTAGTAGATCGTCGCTTCGTCAGTCATCGTACGTAACCCATTGGTCGTGCATTCGTTCGTAGCGATCCTCCTCGACGTCGGTCGTCCACTCGCTCCCGCGGGCCATCGCCGTCTGGCCGGTACGAGAGAGCTCGCGCACCCCGAAGCGCTGGAAGGCGTCGATCGCCTTGTCGATCTTCCCCTCCGAGCCGGTGATCTCGACGGTGATCGTCTCGCGCCCGGCGTCGAGCGTCTTCCCGTCGTACATCCCCGTCACCGCGTGGACCTTCTCCGGGTCCTCGGCGTGGACCTTGAGCACCACGAGCTCGCGGCGGATCGCGTCGGAGCCGAGCTCCTTCACCGAGATGACGGGCAAGAGCTTCCCGAGCTGTTTCTTCACCTGTTCGATCCCCGGATCGGGCTCCTCGATCACGAGCGTGATCCGTGCCGTCTCGGGGTTCGTCGTCGGCCCGACGGTGAGCGACTCGATGTTGAACTGGCGGCGGCTCACGAGCCCGGAAACGTTCGCGAGCACGCCCGGCTCGTGTTCGACCAGCGCCGAGAGCACCGTCCGCCTCGATTTCGGCTCCGCCTCGACCTCTGGGTCGATCCGGATCCCCTGGATGTTCCGTCTGCCGACCGGTTTCGGTCGCTCCTCCGGGGCCGGTCCGGGCAACGCGTACGGGTCGTCGGTGTCGCTTCGGCTCACAGGTGGTCCTCCGTCAGCGCGAACTGCCCGTTGTCCCCGCCGCTCGGAACCATCGGGTAGACGTTCGTCCCGGGGTCGATGTGGACGTCGACGACCGACGGGCCCTCGTAGCCGAGTGCCGCCTCGATCGTCTCCTCGACCTCGTCGTACTCGGTCATGCGGAACCCGCGGGCGCCGAACGCCTCGGCGACCGTGTCGAACGCGGGCACCCACGGGTACTCCGATGCGGAGTGACGCTCCTCGAAGAAGGCGTCCTGCCACTGTCTGACCATCCCGACCGCCTCGTTGTTCAGGACGAAGACGGTGATATCCAGGTCGTGTTCGACCGCCACCGCGAGCTCCTGTAACGTCATCAGGAACGAGCCGTCGCCGTCGAAACAGACGACCCCCTGGTCGTCGTCGGCGGCGTAGCGCGCGCCGATCGCCGCCGGCAGGCCGTAGCCCATCGTCCCGAGTCCGTGCGAGGAGACCCAGGTGCGCGGCTTGGTGTACGTCCAGTAGAGACAGGCCCACATCTGGTGCTGGCCGACGCCGGTCGTGACGACCGTATCCGACGGCGTCGCGGCGTCGACCGCCTCGACGACGAACTCCGGCCTGAGCGGGGCGTCCTCGTCGATCGCGTAGGAGAGGGGGTACTCCTCCTTCCAGGTGCGACACTGCTCGCGCCAGGTGTCGGCCTCCGGCGGCCGTGCCATCGCCTCGTCGAGCTGGGCGAACGCGGCCTTCGCGTCCGCGATCACGGGCACGTCCGCGTGGATGTTCTTCGAGACCTCCGCGGGGTCGATCTCGACGTGGATCACCTCCGCGTCCGGCGCGAACGTCTCGACACCCCCCGTGAGTCGGTCGTCGAAGCGCGTTCCGACCGCGAGCATCGTGTCGCAGTGGGTGATCGCCATGTTCGCGTAACCGGTGCCGTGCATCCCCGCCATCCCCATCGAGAGGTGGTGGTCCTCGGGGAACGACCCGATACCGGGCATCGTCGTCACCACGGGGATCTCGTACGTTCGCGCGAACGTCCGCAGCTCCTCGCACGCCTCGCCCTTGATCACGCCGCCGCCGGCGAGGATCACGGGTCGCTCGGCCCGCGAGAGCGTTCTCACTGCTGCGTCGATCGCCTCCGGGTCCGCCTCGCTCGGCGGATCGTAGTTCTTCGGTCGCCTCGGCGCGCCGGGTCGTTTCGTCGTCTCGCCCAGCGTGACGTCCTTCGGGAGGTCGACCAGCGTCGGGCCCGGCCTACCGGTCCCGGCGAGTTCGAACGCCTCGCCGACGACGTCGCCGACCGTATCCGAATCCGTCGCGAAGTAGTTCGTCTTCGTGATCGGCGCGGTGATCCCCGTCGTATCCGTCTCCTGGAACGCGTCGTTACCGACGAACGCCCGCGGGACCTGGCCCGTGAGCGCGATCATCGGATCCGAGTCCATCGATGCGTCGGCGATCCCGGTGACGAGGTTCGTCGCGCCCGGCCCGGAGGTCGCGAGACAGACGCCCGGTTCGCCGCTCACGATGCCGTAGGCGTCCGCCGCGTGCGAGGCGCCCTGTTCGTGAGCCATCGTGACGTGCTCGATCGTCGAGTCGTAGAGCGCGTCGTAGACGGGCATGATCGCCCCGCCCTGGACGCCGAAGGCGGTCGTCACTCCGGCGTTCTCGAGGGCGGCGATCACCGCCTCCGCGCCGCGTTCGATCGGTCGTTGTTCCGTGCTCTCCCCGTGTTCGTCGGTTCGTGGTGTGTGGTGTGTCGCTCGGTCGCTCATCGTCCCTCGTGTCGCTGGTCGCTGGTCGGTTCGGAGTCGGTACGGGTCGGGTCGGGGGATGAGGGATGAGGGGCTAGGCTGCCCCTACGATAATGAGCGAGGCGTCGACGCCGCTCTCGACCGGTCGGACCCGTGTCGGAGCGGTTCGTCGCATCTACTCGGCTCTGAGTGAGCGATCCGATATAAACCTTCCCGATCGGACCTCCGACGGTCGGCTCGGCGGGTGCGAACGCCTCCTCCCGGTCGGAGCTCCGGACGCGTCGCTCCGCGGGACGGACTCGCGGTGCGCGCATCTACGCCCGCACCCCCGTCTCCTGGACGACGCCCTCCTCGCGGGCGAACCGTTTGACGTCCGCGATCGTGACGCGGTTCTTCGCCGCGCCGTACTCCTTCACCCGGCGGGTGACCGTCCGGACCTCCTCGTCGGTCGGGTCGAAACCGGCGTCGGTCAGGAACTCCCGGACCGAGTGGGTGCCGGTATGTTTGCCGAGCACCAGCTCCCTGGTCGCACCGACCATCTCCGGGGTCATGATCCCCGGCTCGAACGTGTCGCTGTTCTCGATCACGCCCGCGGCGTGGATGCCGCTCTCATGGGCGAAGGCGTTCTTGCCGACGATCGGCTTGTTCGCCGGGGTCGGGACGTCCGAGCACTCCTCGACCAGTCGAGAGAGCTCGGTGATTCGGGTCGTGTCGATGCCGGTGTCGACGCCGTAGACCGCCTCGACGGTCATCACGACCTCCTCGTAGGCGGCGTTTCCGGCGCGCTCGCCGATGCCGTTGACCGAGACCTGCGACTGGGAGGCCCCGGCCTCGTAGCCGGCGATGGCGTTCGCCGACGCCATCCCGAAGTCGTCGTGGGTGTGGACGTCGACGCGCGCGTCGGTGTGCGCACAGACCGTCTCGATCAGGGTTCCGAAGCGGCTCGGGACCGCGACCCCACAGGTGTCGGGGATGTTGATCCAGTCGACGTCCTCGTCGCTGACCGCCTCGATCACGTCGATCAGGTACTCGCCGTCGGTACGGGTCGCGTCCATCGGCGAGAACATACACTCGACACCGGCCTCCTTCACCCTCCTCACCGACTCGACCGCACGCTCTCTGGCCTCCGCGCGGCTGGCGTGCATCGAGTCCTCTAACTGGACGTCGCTGGTCGAGACGAAGACGTGGACCATCTCCACACCGGAGTCGAGTGCGGCCTCGACGTCGCCGTCGACCACGCGGGCGAGCCCGCAGGTCGTCGCGGCGGTACCCTCCGCTATGTCTCGCACGGCTTCGAACTCGGCCTCCGAGTTCACGGGAAAGCCCGCCTCGATGACGTGCGTCCCCATCTCGTCGAGCGTCGCCGCGATGCGTCGCTTGTCCTCGTAGGAAAACGACGTCCGTGGCGTCTGCTCGCCGTCGCGAAGCGTGGTGTCGAAAACCCTCGCCGAACGAATTTCGTTACCGGGAGCTAACGTGCCCTGGAAGAACTCGTTCCCCCCGGCTGGTGCCGGAGGCTACCTCCGTCGAACGCGATGGTTCGGACATGGTATCTGCTCCCACGACACAGCGAGTATATAACCCTGTCCTTCTCGTCGACACCTGTTATCCTCCCAGAGAGTTCATCGAATCGGAGACGACCGGAAAACCGACAGACTTCGCGTCTGTATAAGGACATTATTACTGGTTAGTTCCATCCCCAGAGACCCGAGAGCTGGGTGGCGGTGGGTCCGGGGGCAGGTAAAATTTCAGGGGAAAAGTTGTGAGATGTAAGATCGAGTGGCTCCCGCGCGCCACGAGATCGTACGCTCGTCCAGTCGAGCGGCCGGCCGCTCGGGCGGTGGTCGCCGATCCCGAGCGAGCCGAACGGTTTTTCTCACCGCACGACGACCGGCCGATATGGCCGACTTCAACCTCGATCTCCGGGCGGTCGAGGACCACCTGGAGGGCGACGACGAGGAGGGTGCGGGTCGGGTCACCCTCGCGGTCCTCGACGGGACGACGCCCGACGGGGAGTGGATCGACGCGGTCGAGGGCGGCGACGTGCTCGTACTCGCGATCGAGGGGGACCTGAACGTCCTCGCGGCGGGCTTCGCCCGCGAGATCAAGGAGATGGGGGGGGACCTCGTTCACTTCCGCGGGTTCCTCATCGTCACGCCGCCCGACACGTCCGTGAACACGGACCGGCTCTAGGTGACCGGCCGACGGGCCTCCGACGTCCGCGACCGACGGCACGGGACGTTCCTCTCCTCCACGGGCTCCCGACGGGACGTCCCAAGTCGAACACGAACCGGTCACGACCTTTCTGCCCCCTTCACCAGATCGTGAGCGTCTTCCTGCCGTTGAAGGAGGTGTGAGGATCGCGAGCGGGCGAGCGCGATCGAGGTCGCGAACGCGCCGACGACGACCGAACTCGTGTTCGCGTCGACCACGAGCCACCCCCAGAATCGGTGCGTCCACGCTCCCGAGCCGCCAGACGAGTTCGCGGACGCCGAAGCTGGAGGCGACGTCAAGCAGTCCGGAGAGGACCATCAGGGGGACGAACGCCGACGAGAATTCGGCCAATAGCAGGTAGCTCGCCGGGAACGAGAGCGCCGCACCGATCGTCGGGGAGAGGGGGGACACACGGTGCGATCAGCCCGTTCGTCCCGCCGCCGGCGAAGACGAACAGCAAGCGCCCGTGGAGGTCCGAGGGCCACCCGGTGAAGGGTGACAGTACACGTTCGTGGACTACTCTGCGGTGACGGTGAGCGCGACGACAAGGCCGCCGTAGGCGAGCCCGCCCCGTGCAGCGGCGACCCTGGCACTCTCCGGACCGCCCGGCGATCAGCGGATCGTCAGGTAGTGGCCGTCGGGATCGAGGACTCTCGCACCGTTTTCGATTGACTCGACCGAACAGGCACGGTCGCTCACCGTCTCGGCTACCCCCACAGGGTCCTCCGAGGAGAACCCGACGTCGACGTGGACGCCCCCCCGTGCGTCGGCGAGCCCGAGGTGTGGCTCCCAGAGTTCGAGGTCGACGGGCCCGGTCAGCCGCACTCGTTCCCGGTTCGACCCGCGGTCGACCGGCTCGAAGCCGAGGTCGGTGTAGAACCGTTCGGCACGACCGAGGTCCGCCACCTCCAGGACGATCTCGAAGATCGCCGTGATTCCCTGACCCTCGCCGCGTTCGCCGAATTCGACGCAGTGGTCGTCCGGGTCGTCGAGGTAGAGCGAGCGGGCGGTCCCGAACCGGTACTCAGCGAGCTCGAAGCCTGCCTGCTCCAGGTCCGCCCACCGGTCGTCGTACTCCGCGCCCGGGATCGCGAACGCGTAGTGGGTGTGGAGCCCGCCGCGCGGTACGGAGGAGGACCGTCTGAGTATCAGCTCGTGTGCGCCGGCGTCGAGGCGGATCTCCTCGTCCGTCTCCTCGGTGATCGCGAGGCCGAGGTGGTCGGTGTAGAACGCACGCGCCCGATCGAGGTACTTCACTTCGAGCGCGAGCCAGCGGAGTCCCGAGAGCATGAGGGGAGGACGGGACCGCTCGGAATAAAGCTCCGGTGCGCGGCGGACACCGCGAGCGTAGCACGGTTCGCTTAACCGTCTCCCACCCCTACCGGGATCATGACGCTGAAAGGGAACGGACGAGCGAGCGAGTCGCGAACGGTGAACCGGTTCGACGGCGGAGCGAGCTGGATCGCGTTTCCGGACGAGGAGATGCAGCGGGCGAGCCACGCGCTCGTGACCGAGACGGGCGTGTTCGTCGTCGACCCGGTCGACACGACCGAACTCGACGACCTCCTCGCGGAACTGGGCGAGGTCGCGGGCGTCGTCGTCCTGCTCGACCGGCACACGCGCGACGCGGCGGCGGTCGCCCGCCGTCACGACGTATCGGTCTACCTCCCCTCGGAGCTTCGGGGGGTCGCCGGGGAGCTCGACGCGCCGATCGAGACCTTTTCGGGGACGCTTCCGGGAACCGATTTCCAGACCGTTCCGGTCGTGGACACGCCGGTCTGGCACGAGGTCGCGCTCTGGAACGCGAGTGAGAAGACGCTGGTCGTCCCGGAGAGCGTGGGGACCTCGGAGTACTTCCTCGCGCCCGACGAGCGCCTCGGCGTCCACCCCGCCCGACGGGTGCTCCCGCCGAGGTCGGCCCTCGGAGACCTCGACCCCGAGCGCGTGCTCGTCGGGCACGGTGAGGGCGTGATGAGCGGGGGTGCCTCGGCGCTCGCCGACGCGCTCTCCGGCTCGCGACGCCGGGCACCCGCTCTCTACGCGCGGACCGCTCGGCTCTACCTGCCGATCTGATACGGACTGCTGTACCTGTGTAACCCTCGTGCGGACTGGTATCGGCAATTACCGGTGATCGGTCTGACCGGGTCGTCGATCACCGATGACCAGTGATACAAGTCCGTATCGGACCGAGAGACGGGTACCGGTCCGAGCGGTACGGACGTACAGCAGTCCGTATGAGCCACCGAACTTATCACGACCCGGACGAATTCCGCGACGTGGACGTCGTCTACCTCACCCGCGGGCTAGCCGAGTGGCTCCTCGAGATGGCCGCCGAGGAGGAGCCCGAGCAGTTCGCCGTCGCGCTCGAGGTGACGCCCGCGGGCGAGTTCGACGCCGATCTCGGGCTCGCGGAGGGGACGCCGGTCTTCACGCACTTCTATCACCCCGATGCAGGGAAGTCGGTGACCGCGGTGTTCGGGATGGACTTCTCGACGCCGATGGGGATGACGAAAGGACGGTTCGTCTCCCATCCCCGGGGCAACCTCTCGGTCACGCTCAGAGACGACCTGCACGCGGTCGTCCTGGTAGCGATCCCGCCGTGGGAGCTCGCCTCGCTCGCGGCGTTCGACCGCGCCGGCCGGAAGAAGACGATCGAACTCGTCGACGCCGAACCCCCGGATGAGCCGCTACCCTGACGCGGTCTCCGATGGGAGGCGGAACTACTCCAGGTAGCCCAGATCCCGGAGCTGGGCGGCGATCTCGTCGAACTCCGCCTCGGTGAGCTGTCCCCGACGCTGATGCTGGATGACGATGCTTCTCAGGAGAAAGCGGACGAGGTCGCTCGTGCTCGAGAAACTGGTCCCCTCGATCGTCTCCTCGACGCGTTCGGCGAGCTCCTTCGGGATCGAGACGGTCGTGTACTCGGTCATACCGGGGAGGACGCGACGGTGAGGAAAAGGAGTTGTGACCTACCGATCGCGGAGGTCGTCGATCCGTCGGAGCTGTTCGCGATGCAGCGTGACGATCAGGTCCGAGAGCACCCCGAACATGATCAGCTGGACGCCGACGATGATCCCGAAGGCGGCGACGACCGCGAGCACCTCGTGGGAGATGCCGTAGGCGACCCACCGGTAGC
This region of Halalkalicoccus sp. CGA53 genomic DNA includes:
- a CDS encoding VOC family protein; translation: MLSGLRWLALEVKYLDRARAFYTDHLGLAITEETDEEIRLDAGAHELILRRSSSVPRGGLHTHYAFAIPGAEYDDRWADLEQAGFELAEYRFGTARSLYLDDPDDHCVEFGERGEGQGITAIFEIVLEVADLGRAERFYTDLGFEPVDRGSNRERVRLTGPVDLELWEPHLGLADARGGVHVDVGFSSEDPVGVAETVSDRACSVESIENGARVLDPDGHYLTIR
- a CDS encoding LeuA family protein, which translates into the protein MRSARVFDTTLRDGEQTPRTSFSYEDKRRIAATLDEMGTHVIEAGFPVNSEAEFEAVRDIAEGTAATTCGLARVVDGDVEAALDSGVEMVHVFVSTSDVQLEDSMHASRAEARERAVESVRRVKEAGVECMFSPMDATRTDGEYLIDVIEAVSDEDVDWINIPDTCGVAVPSRFGTLIETVCAHTDARVDVHTHDDFGMASANAIAGYEAGASQSQVSVNGIGERAGNAAYEEVVMTVEAVYGVDTGIDTTRITELSRLVEECSDVPTPANKPIVGKNAFAHESGIHAAGVIENSDTFEPGIMTPEMVGATRELVLGKHTGTHSVREFLTDAGFDPTDEEVRTVTRRVKEYGAAKNRVTIADVKRFAREEGVVQETGVRA
- the ilvB gene encoding biosynthetic-type acetolactate synthase large subunit, which translates into the protein MSDRATHHTPRTDEHGESTEQRPIERGAEAVIAALENAGVTTAFGVQGGAIMPVYDALYDSTIEHVTMAHEQGASHAADAYGIVSGEPGVCLATSGPGATNLVTGIADASMDSDPMIALTGQVPRAFVGNDAFQETDTTGITAPITKTNYFATDSDTVGDVVGEAFELAGTGRPGPTLVDLPKDVTLGETTKRPGAPRRPKNYDPPSEADPEAIDAAVRTLSRAERPVILAGGGVIKGEACEELRTFARTYEIPVVTTMPGIGSFPEDHHLSMGMAGMHGTGYANMAITHCDTMLAVGTRFDDRLTGGVETFAPDAEVIHVEIDPAEVSKNIHADVPVIADAKAAFAQLDEAMARPPEADTWREQCRTWKEEYPLSYAIDEDAPLRPEFVVEAVDAATPSDTVVTTGVGQHQMWACLYWTYTKPRTWVSSHGLGTMGYGLPAAIGARYAADDDQGVVCFDGDGSFLMTLQELAVAVEHDLDITVFVLNNEAVGMVRQWQDAFFEERHSASEYPWVPAFDTVAEAFGARGFRMTEYDEVEETIEAALGYEGPSVVDVHIDPGTNVYPMVPSGGDNGQFALTEDHL
- the ilvN gene encoding acetolactate synthase small subunit, which translates into the protein MSRSDTDDPYALPGPAPEERPKPVGRRNIQGIRIDPEVEAEPKSRRTVLSALVEHEPGVLANVSGLVSRRQFNIESLTVGPTTNPETARITLVIEEPDPGIEQVKKQLGKLLPVISVKELGSDAIRRELVVLKVHAEDPEKVHAVTGMYDGKTLDAGRETITVEITGSEGKIDKAIDAFQRFGVRELSRTGQTAMARGSEWTTDVEEDRYERMHDQWVTYDD
- a CDS encoding ribbon-helix-helix domain-containing protein → MTEYTTVSIPKELAERVEETIEGTSFSSTSDLVRFLLRSIVIQHQRRGQLTEAEFDEIAAQLRDLGYLE
- a CDS encoding DUF5779 family protein, with amino-acid sequence MADFNLDLRAVEDHLEGDDEEGAGRVTLAVLDGTTPDGEWIDAVEGGDVLVLAIEGDLNVLAAGFAREIKEMGGDLVHFRGFLIVTPPDTSVNTDRL